From the genome of Aspergillus oryzae RIB40 DNA, chromosome 4:
GGAATTCATGGCTAAATTGACAGAACAATTAAAATACTTtatcaacaagaagataTCGGAAGATAAAGATTGGCAAGGAGTCGAAATCGTACTGTCAGGTCATGAAGTaccaggagaaggtgaacATAAGATCATGGAATACATCCGGCATGCGAAAGCACAGCCAGGCTATGACCCCAATGTTCGTCACTGTCTTTATGGTCTCGACGCTGATTTGATCATGTTGGGACTTCTCAGTCATGACCCTCActtctgtcttcttcgtgAGGAAGTGACCTTTGGGCGTCAAGTCCAGAAAAAGCCTAAAGAACTCGAACATCAGAACTTTTACCTTTTGCATTTGTGCATGGTTAGAGAGTACTTAGAATTGGAGTTTCAGGAGTTGGAACGGACAGACGTtttgagcttttcttttgacaTGGAACGGGTTATTGACGACTTCATTTTGATGGCGTTCTTTGTTGGAAACGACTTTCTACCTAACCTGCCTAATCTGCATATCAACGAAGGTGCATTGGCGTTCTTGTTTAAAGTCTACAAAGAGATCTTGCCAAAGATGGGCGGGTATATCAACGAACAGGGCGTTATTAACATGGAGCGTTTGGGTATGCTTCTTGACGGCCTGAGCGATGTTGAATTCCGCTTTTTTGAAGCTGAATACTCAGGCGAGCGATGGATCCAGGCCAAGAAAAATGGTGGAGAAAACAACTCCGAATCCCAAGAAAGACCTAAAAGTTTTACAATTACCCCGGCACAGAAGAATCTTCTGAAAGAGGTCAAGAAATATGTGCTTAACCGACCTGAAAAGGCGGCAGACCCGCAACCTCTTGACTTCCCTCCCACACTGCCTGCTCGAGATCGCAAGTTCTTGGAACAACTTGCAGATGACCTTCGACTGCCGTGGACTACTGAGCCAGACGAACATGGGGAACGATTTATTAGGTTTAAGCTTCCAGCAAAACAAAACGACGATAgcgacgatgaggaagacgaagaggcaTCTATGGCTGTTCAACGTATCATCCGAAAGTATGAGAATGCAAAAGTTCAAGAGCTCTCCGCTGAAGATGCCCAGAAAGCTGCTGAGAAGAAATATGAGGAAAAGTTTCaagaatggaaaagcaaGTATTATACAGGAAAGTTTGAATGGGGTTTGGACAATCATGAAGAAATGAGGAAATTAACGGAGAATTATGTGCAAGGCCTCCAGTGGGTTTTGTACTATTATTACAGAGGCATAGCGTCCTGGCCTTGGTTCTTCCAGTATCACTATGCCCCAATGATTTCTGGTTGGTTTCCCTATCGCTCTTCAAAATATTCTCACTAACTTGCTCTAGATGTTAAAAAAGGCCTGAAGGCAGATACGAATTTCCAGCTTGGTCAACCCTTCAGACCTTACGATCAGCTTATGGGTGTTTTACCCGATCGAAGCAAAAAAATCGTCCCTGCTGCCTACCGAGACTTGATGACTTCACCAGAATCTCCTATTGTCGATTTCTACCCTCGTGATTTTGAGTTGGAtatgaatgggaagaagatggagtgGGAGGCAGTTGTCAAAATCCCATTCATCGAGGAGAAACGTTTGTTGGATGCTCTAAAAACGAAAGAGCATCTATTAACcccagaagaaaaggcacgGAATGGCTTCGGTGCTAGCCTTAAGTTCACGTACTCGCCCGATGTACAGTTTATCTACCCATCATCACTCCCTGGTGTTTTTCCAGATATCCCTAATTGCCATTGCATCGAGAATATCTTCGACTTGCCTACTATGGATGGTCTTGAGCCCTACATTGGTTTGGTTGATGGGGCTCAACTCGGAGCATCAGCATTAGCAGGTTTCCCCAGTTTGAAGACTTTACCTCACGTTGGCCAACTAGGCTTCCATGGGGTGTGCGTCTTCCAGCAAGAGAGCCGCAACGAAAGCATGGTCATCACTGTACTTGATCCTGGAAGCAGGTCAAGTAGCTTGTTGGCTAAGCAGAAGCTCGGACAGCGTGTTTTTGTGGGTTATCCATTCCTACAAGAAGCATACGTTGTCCGTGTTTCCGATGAGCTTTTCGATTACATAAAGCCGGAAGGGGAGGAGCATGTTGTAAACATTCCCCATACTGAGGCTCAAATCGagcaatggaagaagaaagccgacAAGATCGAAGGAACATATAGTAGGCGGCTTGGCACGATTATTGGCCCTGTTGAGGCGATGGTACACGTTCAGCTACTGAAGGGGTTGCTCAAGACCGATGAAGGTGCTACAGTGAAAGAGTTCGCAGACATCCCGGGACAAGAAACCGATTACGCTCTCCAGCTCGTCGTTGGTGAAGTGATCAATCCCGATGAACGTTTCATTGAACGTGATGCTCTACCTATCGAAGAAGAATTCCCCGAGGGCTCTCGTGCATTTTTCCTGGGAGACTTCAATTACGGCAGACCCATGCATATCACAGGGCATAGCAATGGCAAAGTGAACGGATTAATCGCTGCAGTTAAGGGCCGAGAACCCGAGTTTGGAAAGGAGCGTGCTAGGGATGCCGAGAGGTTTTGTCCTTACATGCCCTCTTACGCGATTGCTCGCAGCCTGCAGTTGAATCCCTTAGTATTGGCGAAAATCACTTCCGCCTTCTCTGTGGATGTAGAGGGTCAGCGTGTTAATCTGGGTCTCAACCTGAAGTTCGAGGCGAGGAAACAGAAGGTTCTGGGTTATTCACGTCGTGGAGACTCCGGCTGGGAGTTTAGTCCCAAGGCAGTTGAATTGCTCCAGCAATACATGATCAAATTCCCTGAATTCATCGCTGGTATCCAGCGTAACCCTCAGGGCGATCGCTATAAGCCAACGGATTTCTATCCTGAAGAGACCGCCCTTCTAAAAGTCAAGGAGATTCGTGAGTGGCTCAAATCTAT
Proteins encoded in this window:
- a CDS encoding chromatin-binding exonuclease XRN1 (5'-3' exonuclease XRN1/KEM1/SEP1 involved in DNA strand exchange and mRNA turnover), yielding MGVPKFFRWLSERYPAISMLIAENRIPEFDNLYLDMNGIIHNCTHKDSDSPTFRMTEDKMFIAIFNYIEHLYGKIKPKKLFFMAIDGVAPRAKMNQQRARRFRTALDAEVAKEKAISQGIEMPKEDAFDSNCITPGTEFMAKLTEQLKYFINKKISEDKDWQGVEIVLSGHEVPGEGEHKIMEYIRHAKAQPGYDPNVRHCLYGLDADLIMLGLLSHDPHFCLLREEVTFGRQVQKKPKELEHQNFYLLHLCMVREYLELEFQELERTDVLSFSFDMERVIDDFILMAFFVGNDFLPNLPNLHINEGALAFLFKVYKEILPKMGGYINEQGVINMERLGMLLDGLSDVEFRFFEAEYSGERWIQAKKNGGENNSESQERPKSFTITPAQKNLLKEVKKYVLNRPEKAADPQPLDFPPTLPARDRKFLEQLADDLRLPWTTEPDEHGERFIRFKLPAKQNDDSDDEEDEEASMAVQRIIRKYENAKVQELSAEDAQKAAEKKYEEKFQEWKSKYYTGKFEWGLDNHEEMRKLTENYVQGLQWVLYYYYRGIASWPWFFQYHYAPMISDVKKGLKADTNFQLGQPFRPYDQLMGVLPDRSKKIVPAAYRDLMTSPESPIVDFYPRDFELDMNGKKMEWEAVVKIPFIEEKRLLDALKTKEHLLTPEEKARNGFGASLKFTYSPDVQFIYPSSLPGVFPDIPNCHCIENIFDLPTMDGLEPYIGLVDGAQLGASALAGFPSLKTLPHVGQLGFHGVCVFQQESRNESMVITVLDPGSRSSSLLAKQKLGQRVFVGYPFLQEAYVVRVSDELFDYIKPEGEEHVVNIPHTEAQIEQWKKKADKIEGTYSRRLGTIIGPVEAMVHVQLLKGLLKTDEGATVKEFADIPGQETDYALQLVVGEVINPDERFIERDALPIEEEFPEGSRAFFLGDFNYGRPMHITGHSNGKVNGLIAAVKGREPEFGKERARDAERFCPYMPSYAIARSLQLNPLVLAKITSAFSVDVEGQRVNLGLNLKFEARKQKVLGYSRRGDSGWEFSPKAVELLQQYMIKFPEFIAGIQRNPQGDRYKPTDFYPEETALLKVKEIREWLKSIEAKNFERVPLDAEQLDSDIVKLIEQDADQLIQNQPAMQAKKVGGVPRSALLRPSDVEQRLGNQTFRLGDRVVYAQDSGKVPIATRGTVVGLTRTSRALLLDVVFDVSFMSGTTLGDRCSPFRGQTVLSSSVLNVSYRQLLATTRAASSQQSQQSPLTVAGYGAPSGPGGQGQLKEASAPPPLSGSYRGAVAGMGNGRGNGFSQRGRGGRGGRGASNGVGPQTTLPFRPHFNGGEQQTDGPHRGGRGRGRGGMPRTRGGYVAVDPNPDAGVVKHNPNFQAHNYSQVPPPKNLNNRGGRGGRGNPRGSHRGRGATAGNNQA